One region of Mesobacillus boroniphilus genomic DNA includes:
- the fliM gene encoding flagellar motor switch protein FliM gives MSGEVLSQSEIDALLSALSTGEMDADELKKEQVEKRVKVYDFRRALRFSKDQIRSLTRIHENFARLLTTFFSAQLRTYVNITVASADQIPYEEFIRSIPKMTILNVFDVEPLEGRILMEVNPNIAYAMMDRLLGGKGASHNKVDSLTEIETRIMSNMFEKAFENFREAWGSISDIDPQLSEFEINPQFLQMVSPNETVVVISLNTTIGEASGMINICIPHVVLEPIIPKLSVKYWMQSDKKQSLPIENAVLQSEIQKADVSITAEIGSAEISIQDFLMLEIGDVIELNQQIDQPLLLKVGDIPKFVGQPGKINKKLAIQVFDTFTGGDDDGER, from the coding sequence ATGTCGGGAGAGGTATTATCGCAAAGCGAAATTGATGCTTTGTTATCAGCTTTATCAACAGGGGAAATGGATGCGGATGAATTAAAGAAGGAGCAAGTAGAGAAAAGGGTTAAAGTATATGATTTTAGAAGAGCTTTGCGTTTCTCGAAGGACCAAATCCGCAGCCTTACCCGAATTCATGAAAACTTTGCCAGGCTATTGACTACTTTTTTCTCCGCCCAGTTAAGGACATATGTCAATATTACTGTAGCGTCAGCTGACCAGATCCCTTATGAGGAATTTATCCGGTCCATTCCAAAGATGACAATATTGAATGTATTTGATGTAGAACCACTAGAGGGCAGGATCCTGATGGAGGTCAACCCGAACATTGCATACGCCATGATGGACAGGCTGCTTGGAGGGAAAGGGGCAAGCCATAATAAAGTTGATAGCTTGACGGAAATCGAAACAAGGATCATGTCCAATATGTTTGAGAAAGCTTTTGAGAACTTTAGGGAGGCGTGGGGTTCAATATCCGATATCGATCCGCAGTTATCCGAATTTGAAATTAATCCTCAGTTTTTGCAAATGGTTTCGCCTAATGAGACCGTCGTAGTAATTTCATTGAACACTACAATCGGAGAAGCAAGCGGAATGATCAATATATGCATACCGCATGTAGTCCTGGAGCCGATCATCCCTAAATTGTCAGTGAAATATTGGATGCAATCCGATAAGAAGCAAAGCTTGCCTATTGAAAATGCAGTATTGCAAAGTGAAATTCAGAAGGCTGATGTTTCAATTACCGCTGAAATAGGTTCAGCTGAAATATCTATTCAGGACTTTTTGATGCTGGAGATTGGCGATGTAATTGAATTGAATCAGCAGATTGATCAACCATTACTGCTAAAAGTCGGAGATATCCCTAAATTTGTAGGACAGCCAGGGAAAATTAACAAGAAGTTAGCCATTCAAGTGTTTGATACATTTACGGGGGGAGACGATGATGGTGAGCGATGA
- the fliY gene encoding flagellar motor switch phosphatase FliY: MVSDDMLSQDEIDALLRGTSDEAEEIETESTINVDDYFSFMERDALGEIGNISFGSSATALSTLLNQKVEINTPTVTAVHRSKLEDAFPDPYVAVQVYYTEGFTGSNMLVIQQNDAAIIADLMLGGDGLNPRDLLDEIQLSAVQEAMNQMMGSAATSMSTVFSKRVDISPPNINLLNVAEGEGTESIPEDDILVKVSFSLKIGTLIDSNIMQLLPVSFAKSLVDELLNPGGAQVTVAETAPETQTQPISQGSQTESNLSNAAQEHSNYAQSQPMQQPQYQVQQEPAFYQPQTNHGVQQGYGYSQPIQSGPQHFGNVMTGAQPTVQPAVFSSFETSQPQHAETKNLDMLLDIPLQVTVELGRTKRSVRDILELGSGSIIELDKLAGEPVDILVNNRLIAQGEVVVIDENFGVRVTDIISQSDRIKKLK, from the coding sequence ATGGTGAGCGATGACATGTTATCACAAGATGAAATTGATGCGCTTCTTAGAGGAACCTCTGATGAAGCGGAAGAAATAGAAACAGAAAGTACAATTAACGTAGATGACTATTTTTCTTTTATGGAAAGAGATGCATTAGGAGAAATTGGTAATATATCGTTTGGCAGTTCAGCTACCGCGCTATCAACTTTATTGAACCAGAAGGTAGAAATTAATACCCCTACGGTTACAGCTGTTCACAGGTCAAAACTTGAAGATGCTTTTCCAGATCCTTATGTGGCAGTGCAGGTTTACTATACCGAAGGATTTACCGGCAGCAATATGCTTGTTATACAGCAAAATGATGCAGCGATTATCGCCGATTTAATGCTTGGAGGCGATGGATTAAACCCAAGAGATTTACTTGATGAAATCCAACTGAGCGCAGTACAAGAGGCAATGAACCAGATGATGGGTTCCGCGGCAACCTCGATGTCGACTGTATTTAGCAAACGAGTCGATATTTCACCGCCAAATATCAATCTGTTGAATGTCGCTGAAGGAGAAGGAACTGAATCGATCCCAGAAGATGATATTTTGGTGAAGGTATCATTCTCGTTAAAGATTGGCACTTTAATAGATTCTAATATTATGCAACTTTTGCCAGTCAGTTTCGCTAAAAGTCTGGTTGATGAATTGTTGAATCCCGGAGGAGCACAGGTCACAGTAGCTGAAACAGCACCCGAAACCCAAACGCAACCTATCTCACAAGGCAGTCAGACTGAATCTAATCTTTCAAATGCAGCACAAGAGCATTCGAACTACGCTCAATCACAGCCGATGCAGCAGCCACAATATCAGGTCCAGCAGGAGCCAGCTTTTTATCAGCCACAAACCAATCATGGCGTTCAACAAGGATATGGCTATTCACAGCCGATACAGTCAGGGCCACAGCATTTTGGCAATGTGATGACAGGTGCCCAGCCAACGGTTCAACCAGCAGTGTTTTCCAGCTTTGAGACATCGCAGCCACAGCATGCGGAGACAAAGAACCTCGATATGCTGCTTGATATCCCGCTCCAGGTGACAGTTGAACTAGGCAGGACGAAACGTTCAGTTAGAGACATCCTTGAGCTAGGATCGGGTTCAATCATTGAACTAGACAAACTTGCTGGGGAACCAGTCGATATTCTAGTTAACAATCGATTGATTGCCCAGGGAGAAGTGGTTGTTATTGATGAGAATTTTGGTGTCCGTGTTACGGATATCATCAGCCAGAGCGATCGTATTAAAAAATTAAAATAA
- a CDS encoding response regulator: protein MANKILVVDDAAFMRMMIKDILTKNGFEVVAEAADGAQALEKYKEFQPDLVTMDITMPEMDGITSLKEIKKINPNAKVIMCSAMGQQAMVIDAIQAGAKDFIVKPFQADRVIEAISKTLA from the coding sequence ATGGCGAACAAGATTTTAGTCGTAGACGATGCGGCTTTCATGAGAATGATGATTAAGGACATTTTGACAAAAAACGGCTTCGAAGTCGTCGCAGAGGCAGCTGACGGTGCGCAGGCACTTGAAAAATATAAAGAATTCCAGCCTGATCTTGTCACAATGGATATTACAATGCCAGAAATGGACGGCATCACTTCCTTAAAAGAAATCAAAAAAATCAACCCGAACGCAAAGGTTATCATGTGTTCAGCAATGGGCCAGCAAGCGATGGTCATCGATGCAATCCAGGCTGGTGCCAAAGATTTCATCGTGAAACCTTTCCAGGCAGACCGCGTTATTGAAGCGATTTCTAAAACACTAGCTTAG
- a CDS encoding flagellar biosynthetic protein FliO, with translation MRQLLRFIRTASTILFLLAALFSPIGMASAEQLNKSVKDCLKDQSCDDGQADKTTNISDDEKSSQVGVTFLDFIRMILATAFVAALIYFLLKFINKKSMSYKSSQLVENLGGTSLGANRSVQIVKAGNKLLIVGVGENIQLLKEIDDPEEYSQVIQEYNNKMEQLVQPSDFVTKLLKRAKKDGGNQRSEFSSLLRNQLNDMASGRKKMLEEIQKKGSEKDE, from the coding sequence GTGCGGCAATTGTTAAGATTTATCCGAACTGCCTCGACAATTCTTTTCTTATTAGCTGCTCTGTTCAGTCCAATTGGCATGGCGAGCGCAGAGCAGCTAAATAAAAGTGTAAAGGATTGCTTGAAAGATCAATCGTGTGATGATGGACAGGCAGATAAGACAACAAACATATCAGACGATGAAAAATCCTCCCAGGTAGGAGTCACTTTCCTGGATTTTATCAGGATGATCCTTGCTACTGCCTTTGTGGCAGCATTAATCTATTTCCTCCTCAAATTCATCAATAAGAAGAGCATGTCATATAAAAGCTCTCAGCTTGTCGAGAATCTTGGAGGCACTAGCCTTGGCGCCAACAGGTCAGTCCAGATCGTTAAAGCAGGCAACAAGCTGCTCATTGTTGGTGTAGGTGAAAATATCCAGCTATTAAAAGAAATAGATGACCCAGAAGAGTACAGCCAAGTTATCCAGGAATATAACAATAAAATGGAGCAGCTTGTACAGCCAAGCGATTTTGTGACAAAGTTGCTTAAAAGAGCGAAAAAAGATGGCGGCAATCAGCGTTCCGAATTTTCCTCGCTGCTGAGGAATCAGCTGAATGATATGGCGAGCGGAAGAAAGAAAATGCTTGAGGAGATACAAAAGAAAGGGTCAGAAAAAGATGAATGA
- the fliP gene encoding flagellar type III secretion system pore protein FliP (The bacterial flagellar biogenesis protein FliP forms a type III secretion system (T3SS)-type pore required for flagellar assembly.) has product MNEFMEFFNSSAPESVSTSVKLMLLLTVLSIAPGILILMTSFTRIIIVLSFVRTALATQQMPPNQVLVGLAMFLSFFIMAPTFHEVNEQALTPLFNEEINLEQAYERASIPFKEFMSAHTRQKDLALFLEYSKAETPETVQDIPLTALVPAFAISEIKTAFQIGFMIFIPFLVIDMVVASVLMSMGMMMLPPVMISLPFKILLFVMVDGWYLVVKSLLQSF; this is encoded by the coding sequence ATGAATGAGTTTATGGAGTTTTTCAACAGCAGTGCTCCTGAGAGTGTATCGACATCCGTAAAGCTGATGCTCCTGCTGACTGTACTTTCGATTGCGCCAGGCATCTTGATTTTAATGACTAGTTTTACAAGGATCATCATCGTTCTTTCCTTTGTCAGAACGGCGCTTGCAACACAGCAAATGCCGCCTAACCAAGTGTTGGTCGGGCTTGCGATGTTCCTGTCATTCTTCATCATGGCACCTACTTTCCATGAAGTGAATGAACAAGCCCTGACGCCTTTATTTAATGAAGAAATCAATTTGGAGCAAGCTTATGAAAGGGCATCAATCCCTTTTAAGGAATTCATGAGCGCGCATACGAGGCAGAAGGATTTAGCGTTATTTCTTGAATATTCAAAGGCTGAGACTCCTGAAACGGTTCAGGATATACCTTTGACAGCTCTCGTTCCGGCTTTTGCAATCAGTGAAATCAAAACCGCTTTCCAAATCGGGTTTATGATTTTCATCCCTTTTCTGGTAATTGATATGGTAGTGGCAAGTGTCCTGATGTCGATGGGTATGATGATGCTGCCGCCAGTCATGATTTCACTGCCATTTAAGATTTTGCTTTTTGTCATGGTAGATGGATGGTATTTAGTCGTGAAATCATTATTACAAAGTTTTTAA
- the fliQ gene encoding flagellar biosynthesis protein FliQ translates to MTSEAVISIAERGIYTVLMISGPLLVLALVVGLIVSIFQATTQIQEQTLAFVPKIVAVLVGVVFFGPWMLSYMLSYATEIFSNLTRFVG, encoded by the coding sequence ATGACATCAGAAGCGGTTATCTCTATAGCTGAACGAGGAATTTATACAGTTTTAATGATTTCAGGGCCTTTGCTTGTATTGGCGCTGGTAGTTGGTTTGATCGTCAGTATTTTTCAGGCAACTACGCAAATTCAGGAACAGACACTGGCTTTCGTTCCAAAGATTGTGGCCGTTCTGGTCGGAGTCGTATTCTTTGGTCCTTGGATGTTAAGTTATATGCTGAGCTATGCGACTGAAATATTTTCAAATCTTACAAGGTTTGTAGGCTGA
- the fliR gene encoding flagellar biosynthetic protein FliR, with translation MLDFIPSFPAFLLIFVRVTSFFLMMPLFSYRTIPASHKVGLGFMLSIIMYTAVGAPEIAIDSTYFLLVIKEAMVGLFIGFIAALMMAAIQIAGGFIDFQMGFAIANVIDPQTGAQSPLMGQYLYTIALLFLLTVNGHHLLMDGIFYSYDFIPIDQVMIPFGNENIAEFIILSFNKMFIIAFQMSMPVVGSLFLVDVALGIVARTVPQLNIFVVGLPVKIGVSFLVLIAVMGVLIMVISDLFSTTLATMRGLMELIGGA, from the coding sequence ATGCTAGATTTCATTCCTTCGTTTCCGGCATTCCTGCTGATTTTTGTTAGGGTGACGTCCTTTTTCTTGATGATGCCTTTATTTTCTTATCGGACGATCCCAGCATCACATAAAGTAGGGCTTGGATTCATGCTTTCTATCATCATGTATACTGCGGTAGGAGCCCCAGAAATCGCAATAGATAGTACGTATTTCCTGCTGGTTATCAAGGAAGCAATGGTTGGTTTATTCATTGGCTTCATTGCTGCGTTGATGATGGCAGCCATACAGATTGCCGGGGGATTCATTGATTTTCAGATGGGGTTTGCGATTGCGAATGTCATAGATCCACAGACAGGGGCACAGAGCCCGTTGATGGGACAGTATTTATATACGATCGCTCTTTTGTTCCTCCTGACAGTCAACGGCCATCATTTATTGATGGACGGAATATTTTACAGTTATGATTTTATCCCGATCGATCAGGTGATGATTCCGTTTGGGAACGAGAACATTGCCGAATTTATTATTCTATCTTTCAACAAAATGTTCATTATAGCCTTCCAGATGTCCATGCCGGTGGTCGGCAGCTTGTTCCTGGTCGATGTTGCGCTGGGGATCGTAGCAAGGACCGTCCCGCAATTAAATATATTCGTTGTTGGTCTGCCGGTTAAAATCGGTGTCAGTTTTCTTGTACTTATTGCAGTAATGGGCGTGCTGATAATGGTTATATCGGATCTGTTTTCCACCACTCTAGCGACAATGAGGGGATTGATGGAATTGATCGGAGGAGCTTAA
- the flhB gene encoding flagellar biosynthesis protein FlhB, with translation MGFLRLDLQFFAGEKTEKATPKKKQDARKKGQVAKSQDVNTAIVLLAVFLFLMFFGSVMMDRLIGVLRHSLQNYMFMDLTANNIESIVIEILGELVIFLGPVMIVALIAGVAANYVQVGFMFSTEAIQMKLEKINPISGFKRIFSMRAIVELLKSILKITFVGVIAFSVLWLRLDEVLLLANKSVGAALATIAGLTLQMGLFASGALLFLSLLDYLYQKYDFEKSIRMSKQDLKDEYKNIEGDPLIKSKIKQKQREMAMRRMMQEVPKADVVITNPTHFAIALKYDEQKADAPIVVAKGVDFVAQKIKLIAKENDIISVENRPLARALYSQAEIGDAIPEEFFKVVAEILAYVYQTKNKVL, from the coding sequence ATGGGATTTTTAAGGTTAGATCTGCAGTTTTTTGCAGGCGAGAAAACAGAAAAAGCGACTCCTAAAAAGAAGCAGGACGCACGAAAAAAAGGGCAGGTTGCCAAAAGTCAGGATGTCAATACAGCCATTGTCCTTCTCGCTGTGTTTTTGTTTTTGATGTTTTTTGGCAGTGTGATGATGGATAGACTCATCGGAGTCCTTAGACATTCCTTGCAAAACTATATGTTCATGGATTTGACAGCGAATAACATCGAGTCCATTGTGATTGAAATATTGGGTGAACTAGTCATTTTCCTTGGTCCGGTTATGATCGTTGCGTTGATTGCAGGGGTGGCTGCGAACTATGTCCAAGTCGGCTTTATGTTTTCTACAGAAGCAATACAAATGAAACTTGAGAAAATAAATCCGATCAGCGGCTTCAAGAGGATTTTTTCAATGAGGGCGATTGTTGAATTGCTAAAATCAATCCTAAAAATCACCTTCGTAGGTGTGATCGCTTTCTCAGTCCTGTGGTTGAGATTAGACGAAGTCTTGCTGCTCGCTAATAAGAGTGTTGGTGCTGCACTTGCGACCATAGCAGGGCTAACGCTTCAAATGGGCCTTTTTGCTTCCGGAGCATTGCTATTTTTATCATTATTGGACTATTTGTACCAAAAATATGATTTTGAGAAAAGTATCCGTATGTCAAAGCAAGACTTGAAAGATGAGTATAAAAACATCGAAGGTGACCCTCTGATCAAGTCTAAAATCAAGCAGAAGCAAAGAGAGATGGCAATGCGGCGGATGATGCAAGAAGTGCCAAAAGCGGATGTAGTCATAACGAACCCGACTCATTTCGCGATCGCCTTAAAGTATGATGAACAGAAGGCCGATGCTCCGATTGTCGTAGCCAAAGGTGTCGATTTCGTTGCACAGAAGATTAAGTTGATTGCCAAGGAAAACGATATTATATCTGTCGAGAACCGTCCTCTCGCAAGGGCTTTATACAGCCAGGCTGAAATAGGCGATGCCATTCCAGAAGAATTTTTCAAAGTGGTGGCAGAAATCCTGGCCTATGTATATCAAACAAAAAATAAAGTGCTGTAA